The following proteins are co-located in the Calliphora vicina chromosome 2, idCalVici1.1, whole genome shotgun sequence genome:
- the Catsup gene encoding protein catecholamines up, which yields MFKCTKRCIFLKQCSLSVLLLLVIFSLPIFCVSHSHGSENPSFKYSREANEHFEGNSHENLEHHKHDHNDEQGHGHIHSHDIKENNNHKADMSEIWLYSMGSTLFISAVPFLLLFVIPLDNSEAMRPRLKILLAFASGGLLGDAFLHLIPHATNPHHSHDHFHESSHGHSHDNRHSHDHDHSKDTAIGLWVLGGIIAFLTVEKLVRILKGEVNAHHRHSHGPIKTKSQEQKINNGGDKSADKSNKNNLKNIKIKKESVEISGYLNLAADFAHNFTDGLAIGASFLAGNSVGVVTTITILLHEVPHEIGDFAILIKSGCSRRTAMLLQLVTALGALSGTALALIGVGADADAAPWVLPFTAGGFIYIATVSVLPELLEESTKLGQSIKEIAALLTGVLLMVFIANFE from the exons ATGTTTAAATGCACAAAACgatgcatttttttaaagcaatgtTCATTGTCAGTGTTGCTTTTGCttgtaatattttcattacCAATATTTTGTGTCAGTCACAGCCACGGTAGTGAAAATCCGAGTTTTAAATACTCTCGTGAAGCTAATGAACATTTTGAGGGGAATTCACATGAGAATTTGGAACATCACAAACATGATCATAATGATGAACAAGGACATGGTCACATTCATTCACACGATATAAAAGAGAACAATAATCACAAAGCGG atatgagTGAAATTTGGTTATACTCAATGGGTTCAACTTTATTTATTAGTGCTGTTCCGTTTTTGCTTCTTTTTGTTATTCCACTGGACAACAGCGAGGCGATGCGACCACGACTTAAAATTCTTTTAGCTTTTGCATCAGGTGGTCTCCTCGGTGACGCATTTTTGCACTTAATTCCGCATGCTACAAACCCGCACCATAGCCATGACCATTTTCATGAAAGCTCCCATGGTCACTCTCATGATAATAGACACTCCCATGATCATGACCATAGTAAAGACACTGCAATAGGACTATGGGTTCTAGGTGGAATTATTGCATTCCTTACTGTTGAAAAATTAGTCCGTATACTAAAGGGAGAAGTAAATGCTCACCATAGACACAGTCATGGACCCATTAAAACAAAATCTcaggaacaaaaaataaataatggtgGTGATAAGAGTGCAGACAAATCtaacaaaaacaacttaaaaaatatcaaaattaaaaaagaatcaGTTGAAATATCGGGTTACTTAAATTTGGCAGCAGATTTCGCTCACAATTTTACAGATGGACTTGCAATAGGAGCATCATTTTTAGCTGGTAATAGTGTTGGTGTAGTGACTACAATAACTATTCTGCTGCATGAAGTCCCTCATGAAATTGGTGACTTTGCAATTCTAATTAAATCTGGATGTTCACGTCGCACAGCTATGCTTTTGCAGCTTGTGACAGCTCTAGGTGCTCTATCTGGAACTGCATTAGCATTAATAGGTGTGGGAGCGGATGCTGATGCTGCTCCTTGGGTCTTGCCTTTTACAGCTGGAGGTTTCATTTATATTGCGACTGTGAGTGTGTTACCTGAGCTATTGGAAGAATCTACAAAGCTAGGTCAATCAATAAAAGAAATAGCTGCGCTATTGACTGGCGTTCTTCTCATGGTATTTATTgctaattttgaataa